The stretch of DNA TGCTTCTTTTTGCAGGAATCTATTTCCTGAACAAAGAGATCCGCAGGACAGAAAAGATCATGTTAGGGGCAATGGCTCTTCTGTATTTTGCAGGCTTTCATATCACAGCGCTGAATCTGTTGTTTCACGGAATGCACAAACCGGTGGGGATTCCCAATCGTTTTGCGTTTATTCTCATCTTTCTGCTTTTGAAAATAAGCTGTGATGCCTGGGGAAAACTGGAGAAGGAAAGCGGGAAGAGGATTTTGGCAGGATTTATCCTGGCAGAGATATTTTGTACTGTTGTAGGGCTGAAAAGCGGAAAAGGGCTGGGAACCCTTCTTACAGACGGAGTGATCGCGGCATTTTTTCTTCCGGTGTGGACGGGCAGTTTTCTTTGTGGAAAACTTCCGTCACATCCGTTGGGACGTGTGGAAATCAGGAAGATCGTATCTCTGGTCCTGGCCGTAATGATACTTGCGGAAACCGGAATCCATGGTGTTTTCAGTATCACAGACAACGGAACTGCCAACCGTGATGTTTATGCGGAAAGTGACAGGGAAGTGACCAGTCTTATGAAAAAGACAGGGGCGGATCAGGTAAACTACCGGTCGGCCATTGTAAATCCCCTTGTTCGAAATGAGGAAATGCTGTACCAGCTGAACGGAATCTCCATGTATTCTTCCACGAATACAGAAGAAATGTGGGATTTTGTCCGAAACATGGGATTTGAAAATCTGGAAAATCGTTATCAGTATGCGGGAGCTACCGAGGTGATGGACATGCTGCTGGGAATCCGGTATCTTCTTTGTAGAAATACAAGAACGCTGCATACGGCATATGAAAAGATCGGCGAAAGTGCATCCTTTGATCTGTATGAGAATCCCCGGGCATTGAAAGGGGCATATATGATAAACAATTCTGTAGCGGATTATGCCATGGAAGGAACGGATCCGCTGGAAGTGCAAAACCGGCTTCTCAGCGGGATCGTGGGAAAAAGACTGTACAAAATGCAGACGATAAATTCAGATTCCCTGCTGGCCGGAAGAGCGGTTTTTACAGTGCGGTTGAAAAAAGGAGAGCATGGATATCTCTATATTCCGGGGACGGAGCCGGAGAATGTGACCATTAACGGGCAGAGCCAGACATCGGATTACTGGAACAATAATTTTCTGGATCTTGGAACCTGTCAGTCGGATACCACAGTGCGGGTAACGGCAGACTGTGGCATGGAAGAGGCAGTTCTGGGAACCTATCAGGAATCGGATCTGGATGAGATCTACCGGAAGCTTTCGTCCCAGCAGACAGATCTTTCCGACGGGAAAGGCAGTATATCTGTGAAACAGGATGGGATATTGCTGATACGAAGCTTTTATGATCCGGATATGCAGATATTTGTGGATGGAAAAAAAGTACAGGCAGTAAGTATTCAGGGACTTACAGGCATAAAGCTTTCCAAAGGCAGTCATGAGATCGTTATGAGATATAGCACCCCGGGATTAAAACAGGGAGCAGTTCTTTCTATATTAATGGTTATGATCCTGGGAATTTCCCAGATTGTAGTGGAAAGGCGGAAAAAGACGTGCTATACTTCCAGGAAGGAGCGGAGGCCATAACCGGATAAAAAGGCCGTTTCCGGCTTGCGGGAGCCGGCGGCTTTGAACCTGCAGGAGATGCTGCAGTACAGAAAGGAAAAGCCATGGAAAAACTGTGGAAAAAACTGGAAGCGCAGATGATACAGTCTTACGAAAGTATGGTGCGGGATGATGGAGATGTGACGGCGTGGAATCAGGCGTTTGATACTTTGATGAAAATCGTTGAGAGCGGACGCAGGGAAAAGCACAATTTTGCACCGGAGCTTTTTTGCCTCAGCGGCATGGAAGGGTTTTCTTTTGATCTGAAAATATGGATCAATGATTATCTGGAAACACTGGAACAGGAAGAGGACCAGGCTCAGATGGAAAAAGTCTGCAGAAAGCTTCTGGATCTTTTTGCGTGGAAAGAGGAAGCTCCGGCGGATCTGAGATTTCGTCTGGCGTCATCGATGCTGTCCCTGGACAAAAAAGAAGAGGCCGGTGATTTCTGCCGGGAATGGTACCTGCAGGATGAAGATGATCCTACAGCTGCAACGGCGCTGATCTATACCTGGATCGCAGGAGGAAGGCTGAAGGAAGCCCAGAAGATCGTGGACCGCTGGATGGAAAAAGAAGAAGGATATACGGAAGAGAATGCGGAGATTTTCGGAGCGGCGTCTCTTTTAAGGACAGTTTCCGGGAATATATCCGTGGAGAGAAACTGAAAGTTACAGAGGATCGTTGTAAAGAGATCGTGATCAGGCAGGATAGAGATGACGGAGCTGTAAAAATGGGGGATGGGATTTATGAAGATCACAATGGTGCATGGGCAGAACCATAAAGGTTCTACTTATCATATAGGAAAAATGCTGGCAGACAAGCTGGGTGGAGAAGTGACAGAGTTTTTTCTGCCAAAAGATTTCGGGCATTTCTGCATTGGATGTAACCAGTGTATTGTGAAGGATGAGAAGCTTTGCCCATATTATAAAGAACTGAAACCGCTGACAGATGCCATTGACAGCGCAGATGTGATCATTCTTACAAGTCCGGTATATGTTTATCACTGTACCGGTTCCATGAAAGCATGGCTGGATCACTATGGCTACCGATGGATGCTGCACAGGCCAAACCCGGATATGTTTTCCAAACAGGGAGTCTGTATTTCTACCGCAGCAGGTGCCGGAACGAAATGGACCAACAAAGATATGGCAGACAGTATGTTTTTCTGGGGAATGGGAAAGATATACAGGTACGGTACTGCCGTTCATGCCATAAATTATAAATCAATTTCTCCGGAAAAGATGGCGGAGATTGAGAAAGCGACCGATAAGCTGGCAGAAAAAATCCGTAAGAACTATGGCCATGTAAAACCGGTGTTGAAGACCAAAACATATTTCGAGGTGATGCGTAAGCTTGTAAAAAGTGGATGGAATGAAGTGGATGTGGCTTACTGGAAGGAACACGGGTGGACAGAAAAGGCCAGACCCTGGAGGTAAAACCGTCATTTTCGCAGGGTTGTGACATCTATGGAGAAAACCGTGTAAAACCCCTGTAAAATCAGCAAAAATTCTTTATAAAACACCTTGACAAGCTCTGTATTTACGGTCTATAATGAGCAAGCGTGCGAATGAAACGTTATATTTTCGCATGCCGTAATTTGTAAATAGCAACCGCAAGGCCCCATGGGAAAGCCCATGGAGAAATAAATCGGGAGGTGAAATGGAATGCCAACATTCAACCAGTTAGTAAGAAAGGGCCGTCAGACAGCTGTTAAGAAATCTACAGCACCGGCTCTGCAGAAAACATACAACTCTTTAAGAAAGAAAGCAGTTGATCAGGCTGCTCCACAGAAACGTGGTGTTTGTACTGCTGTTAAAACAGCTACTCCTAAAAAGCCTAACTCAGCTCTTAGAAAGATCGCCAGAGTTCGTCTTTCCAACGGTATCGAGGTAACAAGTTATATTCCAGGAGAGGGTCACAACCTTCAGGAGCATAGCGTTGTTCTTATCCGTGGAGGAAGAGTTAAGGACTTACCTGGTACAAGATACCACATCATCAGAGGTACTCTTGATACCGCAGGTGTCGCTAACAGAAAACAGGCTCGTTCCAAATACGGAGCTAAGAGACCTAAAGTTAAAAAATAATTTTTGTAGATCAGAAATCTACACCGCTTCCTGATTGCAGATAATCAGGAGGATTACAAAGATATTATTCATCTAATGTATTACAGCGGAAGACTATAAGGATTTGTACGGTATTCCATATACCCTGTCGGTTGCGGGTTAAATATAGGACCTTACCAGTGCGAACATGCAATAGTTTTACTGCGTGAGTACCGATGATATAATCAATATGATTAAGGAGGGAAGTAACGTGCCACGTAAAGGACATACTCAGAAAAGAGACGTTCTGGCTGACCCGATGTACAATAACAAAGTGGTTACCAAACTTATCAATAACATCATGTTAGACGGTAAGAAAGGTGTTGCTCAGAAAATTGTATACGGTGCATTCGCCAGAGTAGAGGAAAAAGCTGGTAAACCAGCAATTGAAGTATTTGAAGAGGCTATGAACAACATCATGCCAGTTCTCGAGGTAAAAGCAAGACGTATCGGTGGTGCTACTTATCAGGTTCCGATCGAGGTAAGAGCAGACAGACGTCAGGCACTTGCTCTTCGTTGGCTTACAATGTTCTCACGTAAGAGAGGCGAGAAGACAATGGAAGAAAGACTGGCTAATGAGCTTCTGGACGCAATGAACAACACAGGTGCATCCGTTAAGAGAAAAGAAGACATGCATAAGATGGCTGAGGCAAATAAAGCATTTGCTCACTATCGCTTCTAATTCGAGGAGGAAAATTCATTGGCTGGAAAAGAAGGAAGAGAATATCCGTTAGAGAGAACCAGAAATATCGGTATCATGGCGCATATCGATGCTGGTAAAACAACTCTTACAGAGCGTATTCTTTATTATACAGGTGTTAACTACAAGATCGGTGATACTCATGAAGGTACAGCAACAATGGACTGGATGGAGCAGGAGCAGGAGCGTGGTATCACAATCACATCCGCTGCTACAACATGTCACTGGACTCTTGAGGAGAACTGCAAACCAAAGCCAGGTGCTCTTGAGCATCGTATCAACATCATTGATACACCAGGACACGTAGACTTCACTGTTGAGGTTGAGCGTTCCCTTCGTGTACTTGATGGTGCTGTCGGCGTTTTCTGTGCTAAGGGTGGTGTTGAGCCGCAGTCAGAGAACGTATGGCGTCAGGCTGATACCTACAATGTACCTCGTATGGCATTCATCAACAAGATGGATATCCTTGGTGCAAACTTCTACGGTGCAGTAGAGCAGATCAAGACTCGTCTTGGTAAAAATGCTATCTGCCTTCAGCTTCCAATCGGAAAAGAGGATGACTTCAAAGGAATCATCGACCTTTTCGAGATGAAAGCATACATCTACAATGATGACAAGGGCGACGATATCTCTATCGTTGATATCCCGGAGGATATGCAGGAAGATGCAGAACTTTATCATACAGAGCTGGTCGAGAAGATCTGCGAGCTGGATGATGACCTCATGATGGAGTATCTTGAGGGAGATGAGCCTTCTGTAGACAGACTGAAAGCTGTCCTCAGAAAAGCTACATGTGAGTGTACAGCAGTACCGGTTTGCTGCGGTTCCGCTTACAGAAACAAAGGTGTTCAGAAACTTCTGGATGCAATCCTTGAGTACATGCCGGCTCCTACAGATATCCCGGCTATCAAGGGCGTTGACCTTGACGGCAACGAAGTTGAGAGACATTCATCTGATGATGAGCCGTTCTCCGCTCTTGCATTCAAGATCATGACTGACCCATTCGTAGGAAAACTTGCTTATTTCCGTGTTTATTCAGGAACAATGAACTCCGGTTCTTATGTACTGAATGCCACAAAAGATAAAAAAGAGCGTGTTGGACGTATCCTTCAGATGCACGCTAACAAACGTATGGAGCTGGACAAAGTTTACTCCGGAGATATCGCTGCAGCGATCGGATTCAAATTCACTACAACAGGTGATACAATCTGTGACGAGCAGCATCCGGTAATCCTTGAGTCCATGGAGTTCCCGGAGCCAGTTATCGAGCTCGCTATCGAGCCTAAGACAAAAGCTGGACAGGGCAAACTTGGTGAGGCACTTGCTAAGCTTGCTGAGGAGGACCCGACATTCCGTGCTCATACAGATCAGGAAACAGGACAGACCATTATCGCTGGTATGGGTGAGCTTCACCTGGATATCATCGTTGACCGTCTTCTTCGTGAGTTCAAGGTTGAGGCTAACGTAGGTGCACCTCAGGTTGCTTACAAAGAGACAATCACCAAACCTGTTGATGTAGACAGCAAGTATGCAAAACAGTCTGGTGGTCGTGGACAGTATGGTCACTGTAAAGTTAAATTCGAGCCTATGGATGCCAACGGAGAAGAGCTGTACAAGTTCGAGTCCACAGTTGTTGGTGGTGCTATTCCGAAGGAATACATCCCGGCAGTTGGCGAAGGTATCGAGGAAGCTATGAAAGCTGGTATCCTCGGAGGATTCCCGGTAGTTGGTGTACATGCTAATGTATACGACGGTTCTTACCATGAAGTCGATTCTTCTGAGATGGCATTCCACATTGCAGGTTCTCTTGCATTTAAGGATGCTATGCAGAAAGCAGCTCCGGTACTTCTTGAGCCAATCATGAAGGTCGAAGTTACTACACCAGAGGATTACATGGGTGACGTTATCGGTGATATCAACTCCCGTCGTGGACGTATCGAGGGTATGGAAGATATCGGCGGCGGTAAGATGATCCGTGGATATGTTCCGCTTTCCGAGATGTTCGGATATGCTACAGACCTTCGTTCCAGAACACAGGGACGTGGTAACTACTCTATGTTCTTCGAGAAATATGAGCAGGTTCCGAAGTCTGTACAGGAGAAGATCCTTTCTAAGAAGGACTGATCTACTATAAAATAATAAAATGCTTGCAAATAACCTTGGTTTGCAATATAATCAAGGTTAGCAAGTTTAAATCTGAAAAAATGCTCTGAATACAGAGTCAAGTTTTTTAAGGAGGACATTTTAAAATGGCAAAGGCTAAGTTTGAGAGAACAAAACCGCATTGTAACATTGGTACCATCGGACACGTTGACCATGGTAAAACAACTTTAACAGCAGCTATCACAAAAGTTCTGTCTGAGAGAGTAGCAGGAAACACAGCTACAGATTTCGCTAATATCGATAAAGCTCCAGAGGAAAGAGAGCGTGGTATCACAATTTCTACAGCACACGTTGAGTATGAGACAGAGCATAGACACTATGCACACGTTGACTGCCCAGGACATGCTGACTACGTTAAGAACATGATCACAGGTGCAGCTCAGATGGATGGTGCTATCCTTGTTGTTGCTGCTACAGACGGTGTTATGGCTCAGACTAAAGAGCATATCCTTCTTTCCCGTCAGGTAGGTGTTCCTTACATCGTTGTATTCATGAACAAATGTGATATGGTAGACGATGAGGAGCTTCTTGAGCTCGTAGAGATGGAGATCCGTGAGCTTCTTTCCGAGTATGACTTCCCAGGAGATGACATCCCGGTTATCCAGGGTTCTGCTCTTAAAGCACTTGAGGATCCGAGCAGCGAGTGGGGCGACAAGATCATGGAGCTTATGGATGCTGTTGACAGCTACATTCCAGACCCACAGCGTGACACAGATAAGCCGTTCGTTATGCCTGTAGAGGATGTATTCTCTATCACAGGACGTGGTACAGTTGCAACTGGTAGAGTTGAGGCTGGTGTTCTTCACGTATCTGATGAGGTTGAGATCGTTGGTATCAAAGAAGAGACTCGTAAAGTTGTTGTAACTGGTATCGAGATGTTCCGTAAACTTCTTGATGAGGCTCAGGCTGGTGATAACATCGGAGCACTTCTTCGTGGTGTTCAGAGAAACGAGATCGAGCGTGGACAGGTTCTTGCTAAACCAGGAACACTTACATGCCATACAAAATTCACAGCTCAGGTTTACGTTCTGACTAAAGACGAGGGTGGCCGTCATACACCATTCTTCAACAACTATCGTCCGCAGTTCTACTTCAGAACAACAGACGTAACAGGTGTTTGCAACCTTCCAGAGGGAACAGAGATGTGCATGCCTGGAGATAACATCGAGATGACAATCGAGCTGATTCATCCGATCGCTATGAGCCAGGGTCTTACATTCGCTATCCGCGAGGGTGGACGTACTGTAGGATCAGGACGTGTTGCTACAATCATCGAGTAATTTTAGCATAACATCTTAATTTTATAAATAGAGTACCGCAAGGTACATTGTGTCCAAACGTAAGATACCCCG from Blautia sp. SC05B48 encodes:
- the rpsG gene encoding 30S ribosomal protein S7; translation: MPRKGHTQKRDVLADPMYNNKVVTKLINNIMLDGKKGVAQKIVYGAFARVEEKAGKPAIEVFEEAMNNIMPVLEVKARRIGGATYQVPIEVRADRRQALALRWLTMFSRKRGEKTMEERLANELLDAMNNTGASVKRKEDMHKMAEANKAFAHYRF
- the rpsL gene encoding 30S ribosomal protein S12, whose product is MPTFNQLVRKGRQTAVKKSTAPALQKTYNSLRKKAVDQAAPQKRGVCTAVKTATPKKPNSALRKIARVRLSNGIEVTSYIPGEGHNLQEHSVVLIRGGRVKDLPGTRYHIIRGTLDTAGVANRKQARSKYGAKRPKVKK
- a CDS encoding flavodoxin family protein; the protein is MKITMVHGQNHKGSTYHIGKMLADKLGGEVTEFFLPKDFGHFCIGCNQCIVKDEKLCPYYKELKPLTDAIDSADVIILTSPVYVYHCTGSMKAWLDHYGYRWMLHRPNPDMFSKQGVCISTAAGAGTKWTNKDMADSMFFWGMGKIYRYGTAVHAINYKSISPEKMAEIEKATDKLAEKIRKNYGHVKPVLKTKTYFEVMRKLVKSGWNEVDVAYWKEHGWTEKARPWR
- a CDS encoding YfhO family protein; amino-acid sequence: MRPIRIQKAEKNKKRGNRGGIYLLAFLFPVLIFTLGFALKGVYPFGENSALVVDGVHQYTAFYRELSEQLGKGAGWTWSAHAMGYNFYGLFCYYLCSPFSFLVLLFMKFMYVNEAVTAVILIKAGLCSVSMAWYSGKKYPGKDCMAVSVGCMYALSNFLMGYYSNVMWLDCIMLLPVLAYLIEQLVHTGKWRGYCLVLGYGILTSYYMGFMLCTFAALYYVVQMIILEKEKRPEKIPHSLLKFAGASIGGAGLAGITLIPGIVAVSRTPAAAEAGTGLQGVYGDIWKQLGALMEDSMSFVKSGEQGDVNLYCGCAVLLFAGIYFLNKEIRRTEKIMLGAMALLYFAGFHITALNLLFHGMHKPVGIPNRFAFILIFLLLKISCDAWGKLEKESGKRILAGFILAEIFCTVVGLKSGKGLGTLLTDGVIAAFFLPVWTGSFLCGKLPSHPLGRVEIRKIVSLVLAVMILAETGIHGVFSITDNGTANRDVYAESDREVTSLMKKTGADQVNYRSAIVNPLVRNEEMLYQLNGISMYSSTNTEEMWDFVRNMGFENLENRYQYAGATEVMDMLLGIRYLLCRNTRTLHTAYEKIGESASFDLYENPRALKGAYMINNSVADYAMEGTDPLEVQNRLLSGIVGKRLYKMQTINSDSLLAGRAVFTVRLKKGEHGYLYIPGTEPENVTINGQSQTSDYWNNNFLDLGTCQSDTTVRVTADCGMEEAVLGTYQESDLDEIYRKLSSQQTDLSDGKGSISVKQDGILLIRSFYDPDMQIFVDGKKVQAVSIQGLTGIKLSKGSHEIVMRYSTPGLKQGAVLSILMVMILGISQIVVERRKKTCYTSRKERRP
- the fusA gene encoding elongation factor G — its product is MAHIDAGKTTLTERILYYTGVNYKIGDTHEGTATMDWMEQEQERGITITSAATTCHWTLEENCKPKPGALEHRINIIDTPGHVDFTVEVERSLRVLDGAVGVFCAKGGVEPQSENVWRQADTYNVPRMAFINKMDILGANFYGAVEQIKTRLGKNAICLQLPIGKEDDFKGIIDLFEMKAYIYNDDKGDDISIVDIPEDMQEDAELYHTELVEKICELDDDLMMEYLEGDEPSVDRLKAVLRKATCECTAVPVCCGSAYRNKGVQKLLDAILEYMPAPTDIPAIKGVDLDGNEVERHSSDDEPFSALAFKIMTDPFVGKLAYFRVYSGTMNSGSYVLNATKDKKERVGRILQMHANKRMELDKVYSGDIAAAIGFKFTTTGDTICDEQHPVILESMEFPEPVIELAIEPKTKAGQGKLGEALAKLAEEDPTFRAHTDQETGQTIIAGMGELHLDIIVDRLLREFKVEANVGAPQVAYKETITKPVDVDSKYAKQSGGRGQYGHCKVKFEPMDANGEELYKFESTVVGGAIPKEYIPAVGEGIEEAMKAGILGGFPVVGVHANVYDGSYHEVDSSEMAFHIAGSLAFKDAMQKAAPVLLEPIMKVEVTTPEDYMGDVIGDINSRRGRIEGMEDIGGGKMIRGYVPLSEMFGYATDLRSRTQGRGNYSMFFEKYEQVPKSVQEKILSKKD
- the tuf gene encoding elongation factor Tu, whose translation is MAKAKFERTKPHCNIGTIGHVDHGKTTLTAAITKVLSERVAGNTATDFANIDKAPEERERGITISTAHVEYETEHRHYAHVDCPGHADYVKNMITGAAQMDGAILVVAATDGVMAQTKEHILLSRQVGVPYIVVFMNKCDMVDDEELLELVEMEIRELLSEYDFPGDDIPVIQGSALKALEDPSSEWGDKIMELMDAVDSYIPDPQRDTDKPFVMPVEDVFSITGRGTVATGRVEAGVLHVSDEVEIVGIKEETRKVVVTGIEMFRKLLDEAQAGDNIGALLRGVQRNEIERGQVLAKPGTLTCHTKFTAQVYVLTKDEGGRHTPFFNNYRPQFYFRTTDVTGVCNLPEGTEMCMPGDNIEMTIELIHPIAMSQGLTFAIREGGRTVGSGRVATIIE